Proteins encoded within one genomic window of Flavobacterium sp. NG2:
- a CDS encoding GNAT family N-acetyltransferase, with amino-acid sequence MNIRKGNSTDMQAVLKLIQELAVFEKEPEAVLINTSDLIRDGFGSNPLFGVYVAENDSKQIVGMALYYYKYSTWKGKSLHLEDLIVTEDFRGSGIGKALLFKMVELARNEKVKRLEWNVLDWNTPAIDFYLESGAEILKEWQLVRLDEDRIINFAKKN; translated from the coding sequence ATGAACATTCGAAAAGGAAATTCTACTGATATGCAGGCTGTTTTAAAGCTGATTCAAGAATTAGCAGTTTTCGAAAAAGAACCAGAAGCAGTCTTAATCAATACTAGCGATTTGATTCGAGACGGATTTGGAAGTAATCCTTTATTTGGAGTGTATGTCGCTGAAAACGATTCCAAACAAATAGTGGGAATGGCTTTATACTATTATAAGTATTCAACTTGGAAAGGAAAAAGCCTTCATCTGGAAGATTTAATTGTAACCGAGGACTTTCGAGGAAGCGGAATTGGGAAGGCATTACTTTTTAAAATGGTTGAACTAGCTCGTAATGAAAAAGTAAAACGACTAGAATGGAATGTTTTAGACTGGAATACCCCTGCCATTGACTTTTATTTAGAGTCGGGTGCGGAAATCTTAAAAGAATGGCAACTTGTAAGGCTTGATGAAGATAGAATTATTAATTTTGCCAAAAAAAATTAA
- a CDS encoding aspartate kinase: MRVFKFGGASVKDAEGIKNVYDVLQKVGYEDVLLVVSAMGKTTNALELVIKDYFEKSPSLQSSVQEVKKYHNQILMDLFEDEKHEVFQAVNTQFSELEYFLSHNKSPNYNFVYDQVVSYGELISTTVLSHYMSFMGIQTQWIDVRNFVKTDANYRDAEVDWELTQKNISKNVKRKILNITQGFLGSDENNFTTTLGREGSDYTAAIFAYCLNAESVTIWKDVPGVMNADPRYFENASLLNQISYREAIELAFYGATVIHPKTLQPLQKKEIPLYVKSFINPLLKGTVVTKGAALEPYLPCFIVKRDQLLISLSSIDFSFIMEEHISEIFALFHQYKIKVNLIQNSAISFSVCVEDKFGNFKDLNAVLSKRFKVDFSEHVTLYTIRHFNDKAAETVESGKNVILKQVSTETMQIITSEK, encoded by the coding sequence ATGAGAGTATTTAAGTTTGGTGGTGCTTCTGTGAAAGATGCAGAAGGAATTAAAAACGTTTATGATGTTTTACAAAAAGTAGGATATGAAGATGTATTGCTAGTTGTTTCTGCCATGGGAAAAACAACTAATGCCCTTGAATTAGTTATCAAAGACTATTTTGAAAAATCACCTTCGCTACAATCTTCAGTTCAAGAAGTAAAAAAATACCACAATCAAATCCTAATGGATTTGTTTGAAGATGAAAAACATGAAGTATTTCAAGCTGTAAACACTCAATTTTCAGAGCTAGAGTACTTTTTATCTCATAACAAATCTCCTAATTACAACTTTGTTTACGACCAAGTAGTAAGCTACGGTGAGTTGATTTCGACTACGGTTTTGAGTCATTATATGAGTTTCATGGGAATTCAAACTCAATGGATTGATGTACGTAATTTTGTAAAAACAGATGCTAACTACAGAGATGCTGAAGTAGATTGGGAATTAACACAAAAGAACATTTCTAAAAACGTAAAAAGAAAAATCTTAAACATTACACAAGGATTCTTGGGTTCTGACGAAAATAACTTTACAACTACATTAGGCCGTGAAGGTTCTGATTATACGGCTGCGATTTTTGCTTATTGTTTGAATGCAGAAAGTGTAACCATCTGGAAAGATGTTCCTGGAGTAATGAATGCAGATCCTAGATATTTTGAAAACGCCAGTTTGTTAAACCAAATATCGTACAGAGAAGCAATCGAATTGGCTTTTTACGGAGCAACGGTTATTCACCCAAAAACCTTACAACCACTTCAGAAAAAAGAAATTCCTTTGTATGTTAAATCTTTTATCAATCCATTGTTAAAAGGAACTGTAGTAACAAAAGGAGCCGCTTTAGAACCATACCTACCTTGTTTCATCGTAAAAAGAGATCAACTTTTAATTTCTCTTTCGTCAATTGACTTCTCTTTCATCATGGAAGAGCACATCAGTGAAATATTCGCTTTGTTTCACCAATATAAAATCAAAGTGAATTTGATTCAGAACTCGGCGATTAGTTTCTCAGTTTGTGTGGAAGATAAATTCGGGAATTTCAAAGATTTGAATGCGGTACTTTCTAAAAGATTCAAAGTAGATTTTAGTGAGCACGTAACACTTTACACCATCAGACACTTTAACGACAAAGCAGCTGAAACAGTAGAAAGTGGTAAAAATGTAATTTTGAAACAAGTGAGTACTGAAACAATGCAAATCATCACAAGCGAGAAATAG